In Sphingopyxis sp. CCNWLW2, a single window of DNA contains:
- a CDS encoding error-prone DNA polymerase has protein sequence MSGAEPAYVELQVTTHFSFLRGASSPDELFTAAALLGLPALGIVDRHSVAGIVRAWDAEKATGVRAIVGSRLDLTDGTALLVYPTDKAAYGRMCRLLSVGKGRAGKGACHLDWPDVEEWNEGLIACLVPDRADAATEVALDRTKRIFGDRAYMALTIRRRPRDAIRLRDLAAQAAAARVSTVAMGDVLYHAPERRLLQDVVTCIREKCTIDDLGDRRERFADRHLKSAAEMERLFRRYLKDSSPVARTVEFADRCTFSLEELRYQYPDEIRVPGRTPQQELERLTWEKAPVRYPEGIDGKVRTQLEHELRLIGELDYAPYFLTVHSIVAEARRREILCQGRGSAANSAVCYVLGITSIDPVRSELLFERFVSAERREPPDIDVDFEHERREEIIQWIYETYGRTRSALTAVVTRYRSRGAVREVGKALGLSEDMTAGLAGAVWGYSREGVDESHAAALNLDMGDKRLMLTLELARTLINTPRHLSQHPGGFVLTRDRLDELVPIEPAAMDDRQVIEWDKDDIDALGFMKVDILALGMLSCMRRAFEFLREAKGIDHDLSTIPAEDPATYAMIRKADTLGVFQIESRAQMASIPLMAPRTFYDLVIQVAIVRPGPIQGDMVHPYRRRRNGQEEVTYPTPELRRVLEKTLGVPLFQEQAMRVAIECAGFTPSEADLLRRAMATFKLTGGVSHFRDKLINGMVSRGYEQAFAEKTFKQIEGFGSYGFPESHAASFALIAYASSWMKCHHPDVFCAALLNAQPMGFYAPAQIVRDARQHGVEVRPIDVNHSRWDCTLEETGGPYFAVRLGLRMVRELANEDGAAIVTARGDMVFTSAEEIQRRAGVGRGALDRIGDADGFASLGSSRREGLWEVKGLGAAALPLFAAADERNGRLQREAVEPAVPLAPMGEGAEVVEDYRAAGLSLRAHPLAFLRDELRARKMISCQELQSVKDGRWIELAGVVLVRQKPGSAKGVMFITLEDETNVANLVVWTKVFEANRRTVLGASMIGVRGQVQREGEVIHVIAQRLDDLSPLLASVGNRADVADVYRVSRADVVKSPVGRDPRDPTTQPLGRNPRNIFIPDLRLGSGIIPGQPTEGIKIKPRDFR, from the coding sequence TTGAGCGGGGCCGAGCCCGCGTATGTCGAACTGCAGGTCACCACGCATTTCAGCTTCCTGCGCGGCGCCTCCTCGCCCGACGAGCTGTTCACCGCCGCCGCGCTGCTCGGCCTGCCCGCGCTCGGGATCGTCGACCGCCATTCGGTCGCGGGGATCGTCCGCGCATGGGATGCCGAGAAAGCGACCGGCGTGCGCGCGATCGTCGGTTCGCGTCTCGATCTCACCGACGGCACCGCGCTCCTCGTCTATCCGACCGACAAGGCAGCGTATGGCCGCATGTGCCGGCTGCTCAGTGTCGGCAAGGGCCGCGCCGGCAAGGGCGCGTGCCATCTCGACTGGCCAGACGTGGAAGAATGGAACGAAGGGCTGATCGCCTGCCTCGTTCCCGACCGCGCCGACGCGGCGACCGAGGTCGCGCTCGACCGGACAAAACGCATCTTCGGCGACCGCGCCTATATGGCGCTGACGATCCGCCGCCGCCCGCGCGATGCGATCCGGCTGCGCGACCTCGCGGCGCAGGCGGCGGCCGCGCGCGTGTCGACCGTGGCAATGGGCGATGTCCTTTATCATGCGCCCGAGCGCCGCCTGCTGCAGGACGTCGTCACCTGCATCCGCGAGAAATGCACGATCGACGACCTCGGCGATCGCCGCGAGCGCTTCGCCGACCGGCATCTGAAATCGGCCGCCGAGATGGAGCGGCTCTTTCGCCGCTACCTCAAGGATTCCTCGCCCGTCGCGCGCACGGTCGAATTCGCGGATCGCTGCACCTTCAGCCTCGAGGAGCTGCGCTACCAATATCCCGACGAAATCCGCGTCCCCGGACGCACCCCGCAGCAGGAACTCGAGCGTCTGACGTGGGAGAAAGCCCCCGTGCGCTATCCCGAAGGCATCGACGGCAAGGTGCGCACGCAGCTCGAGCATGAGTTGCGATTGATCGGAGAACTCGATTACGCACCCTACTTTCTGACGGTCCACTCGATCGTTGCCGAGGCGCGCCGCCGCGAGATCCTCTGCCAGGGGCGCGGTTCGGCGGCGAACAGCGCGGTCTGCTACGTGCTCGGTATCACCTCGATCGACCCGGTGCGGTCCGAGCTCCTGTTCGAGCGCTTCGTCTCGGCCGAGCGGCGCGAGCCGCCCGATATCGACGTCGATTTCGAGCATGAGCGGCGCGAGGAAATCATCCAGTGGATCTACGAAACCTATGGCCGCACGCGCAGCGCGCTCACCGCCGTGGTCACCCGCTATCGTTCGCGCGGGGCGGTGCGCGAGGTCGGCAAGGCGCTTGGCCTCAGCGAAGACATGACCGCGGGGCTCGCGGGTGCGGTCTGGGGCTATAGCCGCGAAGGCGTCGATGAAAGCCATGCCGCGGCTCTGAACCTCGACATGGGCGACAAGCGGCTGATGCTCACGCTCGAGCTCGCGCGCACGCTGATCAACACCCCGCGCCACCTCTCGCAGCATCCCGGCGGGTTCGTGCTGACGCGCGACCGGCTCGACGAACTCGTGCCGATCGAGCCCGCCGCGATGGACGACCGCCAGGTCATCGAATGGGACAAGGACGATATCGACGCGCTGGGCTTCATGAAGGTCGATATCCTCGCGCTCGGCATGCTCAGCTGCATGCGCCGTGCGTTCGAATTCCTGCGCGAAGCCAAGGGTATCGACCACGATCTTTCGACGATCCCTGCGGAAGACCCCGCGACCTATGCGATGATCCGCAAGGCCGACACGCTCGGCGTTTTCCAGATCGAAAGCCGCGCGCAGATGGCGTCGATCCCGCTGATGGCGCCGCGCACCTTCTACGATCTGGTGATTCAGGTCGCGATCGTCCGTCCCGGGCCGATCCAGGGCGACATGGTCCATCCCTATCGCCGCCGCCGCAACGGGCAGGAGGAGGTCACCTACCCGACCCCCGAGCTGCGCCGCGTGCTCGAAAAGACATTGGGCGTCCCGCTCTTCCAGGAACAGGCGATGCGCGTCGCGATCGAATGCGCGGGGTTCACGCCGAGCGAGGCCGATCTCCTCCGCCGCGCGATGGCGACGTTCAAACTCACCGGCGGCGTCTCGCATTTCCGCGACAAGCTCATCAACGGCATGGTCTCCCGCGGTTACGAACAGGCGTTCGCCGAGAAGACCTTCAAGCAGATCGAGGGCTTCGGCTCCTACGGCTTTCCCGAAAGCCACGCCGCGAGCTTCGCGCTGATCGCCTATGCCTCGTCGTGGATGAAGTGCCATCATCCCGATGTCTTCTGCGCCGCATTGCTCAACGCACAGCCGATGGGCTTTTATGCGCCGGCGCAGATTGTCCGCGACGCGCGTCAGCATGGCGTCGAGGTGCGTCCGATCGACGTCAATCACAGCCGTTGGGATTGCACGCTCGAGGAAACCGGTGGCCCATATTTCGCCGTCCGCCTCGGCCTGCGCATGGTGCGCGAGCTCGCCAACGAGGATGGCGCGGCAATCGTCACGGCGCGCGGCGACATGGTCTTCACCAGCGCCGAAGAAATCCAGCGTCGCGCTGGCGTCGGTCGCGGTGCGCTCGACCGGATCGGCGATGCCGACGGCTTCGCCTCGCTCGGCTCTTCGCGCCGCGAAGGCCTCTGGGAGGTGAAAGGTCTTGGGGCGGCGGCGCTTCCGCTCTTTGCGGCCGCCGACGAGCGCAACGGGCGGCTGCAACGCGAAGCGGTCGAGCCAGCGGTGCCGCTCGCGCCAATGGGCGAAGGCGCCGAAGTGGTCGAGGACTACCGCGCCGCGGGGCTGTCGCTGCGCGCGCATCCGCTCGCTTTTCTTCGCGACGAACTGCGCGCGCGCAAGATGATCAGCTGCCAGGAGCTGCAGAGCGTCAAGGACGGACGCTGGATCGAACTCGCCGGTGTCGTGCTCGTCCGCCAGAAGCCGGGCTCGGCGAAGGGCGTCATGTTCATCACGCTCGAGGACGAAACCAATGTCGCCAATCTCGTGGTCTGGACCAAGGTCTTCGAGGCCAATCGCCGCACGGTGCTCGGCGCGTCGATGATAGGGGTGCGCGGCCAGGTCCAGCGCGAGGGCGAGGTCATCCATGTCATCGCGCAGCGTCTCGACGATCTTTCACCGCTGCTCGCGAGCGTCGGCAACCGCGCCGATGTTGCCGACGTCTATCGCGTCAGCCGCGCCGATGTCGTGAAGAGCCCGGTCGGCCGCGACCCGCGCGATCCCACGACACAACCCCTCGGGCGCAATCCGCGCAACATCTTCATTCCCGACCTCCGGCTTGGCTCGGGCATTATCCCCGGCCAGCCGA